The Halomarina ordinaria genome segment GTGAGGTGACGAACGGGAGCGCCAACAACACCAACAGGACGGCGAGGTACATCAGCCATCGCTCACCCAGCATCGATGTGGCGCTTCCGAAGCGGGCGGTATCTGTAGACATCACTCGATCACCCCTTCCTCACCGAACAGTCCTCGCGGTCGAACGAGGAGGATAACGGCCATGAACACGAACACGATAACCTCCGAGGCCTGTGCGTACACCATCCCGGTCAGTACCTGGAGCTCACCGATCAGGAGCCCCGCGATGATGGTCCCACGAAAACTCCCCAGTCCACCGACAACGACCACGACGAACGCGGGAATCAGCAGTTCGATACCCAGTGTGGGGTACGCTGCCCGGACCGGCCCGATGAGTGCCCCCGCAGTACCCGCGAGCGCGGCACCGATACCGAAGACGACCAGATAGATGCGTGAGACGTCGATCCCGAGCGCATCGACCATCTCCCGGTCCTGGGTGCCTGCCCGGATAAGCAATCCCATGTCTGTTCGGTTGAGGAACAGATAGAGCGCGGCGATGAGCACCGCTCCAGCGACAATGACTAGCGTGCGATACAGCGGATAGCTGAAGAGCACCAGGTCGATCGATCCCTGTGCCCACGAGGGATTGGGGAAGTTCTTCCCCGATTGACCCCAGACGAGCATGACTCCACCCCTGAGGAACTCGGCGATTCCGAACGTCAACAGGAGCTGTAACAGCGCGTTGTATCGCCCATAGGTGTACCGTAGCAACGTCCGTTCAAGGACGACCCCGAGCACGAACGTCCCGAGGATGGCGGCACCGATGGCGAGGAGGAAGCTCCCGGTCTGTGCTTGTATCGTCCACGCGAGGTATGTACCGACGAGCAGGATATCACCGTGAGCGAAATTGATGACTCCGAGTAATCCGAAAATGAGGGTCAACCCGAGCGATACCAGCACGAGGGTCATACCGAGCATGAGCCCGTTGAACAGTTGGGTCGCGTAGTACTGCGTCTGGAGCGGGCTCACGAGGGTGAGGGGCTCGAGTGCGGTGACAGCCAAGAGTGATGAGACCATCGTATATCAGAAGCTACACCCAGTTTCGTCGCAGGTCCGCATCTGCGTCTCTTCTGGGTTCTGGGGGGTGTTGAGCACCTCGAAGAAGTTCTGGCCATCGACCTCTGAGCCGGGCCGTCCCTTCACTGTCAGTGTCGCGATGCTCGCACGGTGATCACACGCACGGAACCGTTCGCCGACGCCCCACAGTTGCGGGAACAGCTCGCGGTCTTCCATCTCGCTGCGAACCGCGTCGGTCTCGGTGCCATCAGCAGCCGAGATGGCCTTGAGTGTCGTACGGACACCGGCGTACATGCTCGCGGAGAACCCAAGCGGCCGAGTATCGTATTCCTCGTAGAAGGCGTCGGCGAACGTCTCAGCCTCCGATGTATCGTGCTCCCAGTACCACGGAGCACTGGCATAGAAGTTCTCGTGGCTCAGGATGTCTTGGCCGATCTGTTCGGCTTCGACGATACCCGTCGCGGGCCACACACAGATGTGGTCTTCGAGCAGT includes the following:
- a CDS encoding branched-chain amino acid ABC transporter permease; the encoded protein is MVSSLLAVTALEPLTLVSPLQTQYYATQLFNGLMLGMTLVLVSLGLTLIFGLLGVINFAHGDILLVGTYLAWTIQAQTGSFLLAIGAAILGTFVLGVVLERTLLRYTYGRYNALLQLLLTFGIAEFLRGGVMLVWGQSGKNFPNPSWAQGSIDLVLFSYPLYRTLVIVAGAVLIAALYLFLNRTDMGLLIRAGTQDREMVDALGIDVSRIYLVVFGIGAALAGTAGALIGPVRAAYPTLGIELLIPAFVVVVVGGLGSFRGTIIAGLLIGELQVLTGMVYAQASEVIVFVFMAVILLVRPRGLFGEEGVIE